One Candidatus Delongbacteria bacterium DNA segment encodes these proteins:
- a CDS encoding helix-hairpin-helix domain-containing protein gives MNQPVWPTRPEIRRLEDLPNVGRATAEDLRQLGIREPAELCGQDPRALYDRLCVLTHCRQDPCVLDVFLSAVRFMEGAPARPWWDYTPERKQQHPDLGPGKARKGARSA, from the coding sequence ATGAACCAGCCTGTCTGGCCCACGCGGCCGGAGATCCGGCGCCTGGAGGACCTGCCCAACGTGGGCCGCGCCACGGCCGAGGATCTGCGGCAACTGGGCATCCGCGAGCCGGCGGAGTTGTGCGGCCAGGATCCCCGCGCGCTCTATGATCGACTGTGCGTGCTCACGCACTGCCGGCAGGATCCCTGCGTGCTGGACGTCTTCCTCTCCGCCGTGCGTTTCATGGAGGGGGCTCCGGCCCGGCCCTGGTGGGACTACACGCCGGAGCGCAAGCAGCAGCATCCGGATCTCGGCCCGGGAAAGGCCCGCAAGGGGGCGCGCTCCGCCTGA
- a CDS encoding TonB-dependent receptor, whose protein sequence is MFRVPSPRLRPGPERLARLTVLAAGLFPLLLQAATLSGRVLDEAGRPLEGAHVQVSGEPRGCVSDAQGRFRLPLEDGRATHLRVSRVGYATQEVEGRDNQVLTVTLVQSLLEGIPVTVTASRSAAAAGSLAHTNLSRGELELAHHGQDLSRLLEGTPSLITTSYSGTGIGYSEIRLRGFDQKRVEVLVNGVPLNDPEDHYVYWVDLPDLGRSLRDVQVQRGTGSGHFGGSNFGGSVNLLTDLGEEPGLRLETGLGSFGTRRQSLGWSSGVVEGRWQMDARWSEVRSDGFRQASGVDTWGAFFSARRFWPGGALRLTHYTGRELTHTAWDGVPLTLLRGLDGTPRQRSQNNDAAYDNSIDDFRQPHSEAQLLLALPDGSELEATLYHVDGSGFYETWKTGRDPLDYGLPELEDGGPVDVVNRRWIDKRQSGLNLYHHRDWGGGRLTLGLNGYTYDAEHYGRVIWASPTPGGELPNGRYYTHRTAKEKAGLLASWARPLGTGWLGTATLALQHSRYALRQLPGGSFQGSLLNRFEDSQLFLNPSLGLSWSPRAELRAFASLSASSREPSRSEYWNAFAGPDDLGQRPMFARSDTLADGSLEWSDALVQPERMLDLELGGEWRGARHLLGLNLYWLEMRDEIVAYGGMDEESPVRGNAPRSHHAGVELTGRLRLHSRLETGGNLTLSRNRIDELVLHETHYGADWSESVVRRDMGGNPAALSPALLANLWLEWRPLTGLVLRPRLQHVGEQYLDTSGDDGFSALDPALIDPRLLDGSGGLRHSKTLDAHTVLGLDARWSLPVWQGQELAVSLQVENLLDLEYETAGYWNDWLDLNGDGLYEPQPCLYPAAGRNWLLGLRWSL, encoded by the coding sequence ATGTTCCGTGTCCCATCCCCGCGACTCCGGCCCGGCCCGGAGCGCCTGGCCCGGCTGACCGTCCTGGCCGCCGGCCTGTTTCCCTTGTTGTTGCAGGCCGCCACGCTGAGCGGCCGCGTCCTGGACGAGGCGGGCCGACCGCTGGAGGGCGCGCACGTCCAGGTCAGCGGCGAGCCCCGCGGCTGCGTCAGCGACGCCCAGGGCCGCTTCCGGCTCCCGCTGGAGGACGGCCGCGCCACGCATCTGCGCGTCAGCCGGGTGGGGTACGCCACCCAGGAGGTGGAGGGCCGGGACAACCAGGTCCTCACGGTGACCCTCGTCCAGAGTCTGCTGGAGGGGATTCCCGTCACGGTCACCGCCAGCCGCAGCGCCGCAGCGGCCGGCTCCCTTGCGCACACCAACCTCAGCCGCGGCGAGCTGGAGCTGGCCCACCACGGCCAGGACCTGAGCCGCCTGCTGGAAGGCACGCCCTCGCTGATCACCACCTCGTACTCGGGCACGGGCATCGGCTACAGCGAGATCCGCCTGCGCGGCTTCGACCAGAAGCGCGTGGAAGTGCTGGTCAACGGCGTGCCGCTCAACGACCCCGAGGACCACTACGTCTACTGGGTCGACCTGCCGGACCTGGGCCGCAGCCTGCGCGACGTGCAGGTGCAGCGCGGCACGGGCAGCGGCCACTTCGGCGGCAGCAACTTCGGCGGCAGCGTCAACCTGCTGACGGATCTGGGCGAGGAGCCCGGCCTGCGGCTGGAGACCGGCCTGGGCAGCTTCGGCACCCGGCGCCAGAGCCTGGGCTGGTCCAGCGGCGTGGTGGAGGGTCGCTGGCAGATGGACGCGCGCTGGAGCGAGGTCCGCAGCGACGGCTTCCGCCAGGCCAGCGGCGTGGACACCTGGGGCGCCTTCTTCTCCGCCCGCCGTTTCTGGCCGGGGGGCGCCCTGCGCCTGACGCACTACACGGGCCGGGAGCTGACCCACACAGCCTGGGACGGCGTTCCCCTGACCCTGCTGCGCGGCCTGGACGGCACACCCCGCCAGCGCAGCCAGAACAACGACGCCGCCTACGACAACAGCATCGACGACTTCCGCCAGCCCCACAGCGAGGCCCAGCTGCTGCTGGCCCTGCCCGACGGCTCGGAGCTGGAGGCCACGTTGTATCACGTGGACGGCTCCGGCTTCTACGAGACCTGGAAGACCGGCCGCGATCCGCTGGACTACGGCCTACCGGAGCTGGAGGACGGCGGCCCGGTGGACGTGGTCAACCGCCGCTGGATCGACAAGCGCCAGAGCGGACTCAACTTGTATCACCACCGCGACTGGGGCGGCGGGCGCCTGACCCTGGGCCTGAACGGCTACACCTACGACGCCGAGCACTACGGCCGGGTGATCTGGGCCAGCCCAACCCCGGGTGGCGAACTGCCCAACGGGCGCTACTACACGCACCGCACGGCCAAGGAGAAGGCCGGCCTGCTGGCTTCGTGGGCCCGACCGCTGGGGACCGGCTGGCTGGGCACGGCCACCCTCGCGCTGCAGCACTCGCGCTACGCCCTGCGCCAGCTGCCAGGGGGCTCCTTCCAGGGTTCCCTGCTCAACCGTTTCGAGGATTCCCAGCTCTTCCTCAATCCCTCCCTGGGCCTGAGCTGGTCGCCCCGGGCGGAGCTGCGCGCTTTCGCCAGCCTGTCCGCCTCCAGCCGCGAGCCCAGCCGCAGCGAATACTGGAACGCCTTCGCCGGACCCGACGACCTGGGACAGCGGCCCATGTTCGCCCGATCGGACACCTTGGCCGATGGCAGTCTGGAGTGGTCCGACGCCCTCGTGCAGCCGGAGCGCATGCTGGATCTGGAGTTGGGGGGCGAGTGGCGCGGCGCGCGGCACCTGCTGGGGCTGAATCTCTATTGGCTGGAGATGCGCGACGAAATCGTGGCCTACGGCGGCATGGACGAGGAAAGCCCCGTGCGCGGCAACGCGCCGCGCAGCCACCACGCCGGCGTGGAGCTGACGGGCCGCCTGCGCCTGCACTCCCGCTTGGAGACGGGCGGTAACCTGACCCTGAGCCGGAACCGCATCGACGAACTGGTGCTCCACGAGACGCACTACGGCGCAGATTGGTCGGAGAGCGTGGTGCGCCGCGACATGGGCGGCAACCCCGCCGCGCTCAGCCCGGCCCTGCTGGCCAACCTCTGGCTGGAGTGGCGGCCCCTGACCGGCTTGGTGCTGCGGCCCCGCTTGCAGCACGTGGGCGAGCAGTACCTGGACACCTCCGGCGACGACGGCTTCAGCGCCCTGGATCCGGCCCTGATCGATCCGCGGCTGCTGGACGGATCCGGCGGGCTGCGCCACTCCAAGACCCTGGACGCCCACACGGTGCTGGGGTTGGACGCCCGCTGGAGTCTGCCGGTCTGGCAGGGTCAGGAACTGGCCGTCAGTCTGCAGGTGGAGAATCTGCTGGACCTGGAATACGAGACCGCGGGCTACTGGAACGATTGGCTTGATCTCAACGGGGACGGTCTCTATGAACCCCAGCCCTGTCTGTATCCTGCGGCGGGGCGCAATTGGCTGCTGGGATTGCGCTGGAGCCTGTGA
- the rfbC gene encoding dTDP-4-dehydrorhamnose 3,5-epimerase, giving the protein MDVLPLQIPEVRLVRPTVHGDERGFFLEVWHQTRYACLGLDRPFVQLNHSRSQQGTLRGLHFQWVRPQGKLVRLLSGEVFDVAVDLRPESPTFGRWAGKHLTAESHEQIWIPERFAHGFCVLTAQADFEYLCTEPYSAEHDAVLRWDDPELAIPWPLANPRLSPKDAAAPRLAELRERLQHAWHG; this is encoded by the coding sequence ATGGACGTCCTGCCCCTGCAGATTCCCGAGGTCCGGCTGGTGCGCCCCACGGTGCACGGCGACGAGCGCGGCTTCTTCCTGGAGGTCTGGCACCAGACGCGCTACGCGTGTCTGGGCCTGGACCGGCCCTTCGTGCAGCTGAACCACAGCCGCAGCCAGCAGGGCACCCTGCGCGGCCTGCACTTCCAATGGGTGCGGCCCCAGGGCAAACTGGTGCGCCTCCTCTCCGGCGAGGTCTTCGACGTGGCCGTGGACCTGCGCCCCGAGTCCCCCACCTTCGGCCGCTGGGCGGGCAAACACCTGACAGCGGAGAGCCACGAGCAGATCTGGATTCCCGAGCGCTTCGCCCACGGGTTCTGCGTCCTCACGGCGCAGGCGGACTTCGAGTACCTCTGCACGGAGCCCTACTCCGCCGAGCACGACGCCGTGTTGCGCTGGGACGATCCCGAGCTGGCCATCCCCTGGCCGCTGGCGAACCCGCGCCTCTCCCCCAAGGACGCCGCGGCGCCGCGGCTGGCGGAACTGCGTGAGCGCCTCCAGCACGCCTGGCACGGTTGA
- a CDS encoding MFS transporter, producing the protein MGSGIWRRLVPRVEDTDPDMRRMRHYLILLGICSFVGFQIWRGVFTNFAVESAGITAPQMGMIQGLRELPGLLAVLVIFLLRLLPEHRLALAAAASMGLGIAMTGFFPSYAGLLLTTLIMSTGFHYFETVAQSLALQHMPPDRLPHFLGQMGSWTGLAGLVGLGLAFLLSGRLDERQLLLAGGALLVGGALFAGLRWPHFRERVPQHKHMILRRRYSLYYALTFLAGARRQIFVAFAVFLMVERFGFTVKEITGLYLLNSLVTLLAAPQIGRLVGWMGERFVVLLEYSSLILVFWGYTVADSRWLLALLFVTDQLLFLMSMAIRTWFQKIADPADVAPSMAAGFTINHIAAVVIPPLGGLMWALDYRLTFYLGMLLACGSLLLALRMRTERPVADAAGLAELPQEA; encoded by the coding sequence ATGGGGAGCGGAATCTGGCGCCGGCTGGTGCCCAGGGTGGAGGACACGGATCCGGACATGCGCCGGATGCGTCACTACCTCATCCTGCTGGGAATCTGCTCCTTCGTGGGCTTCCAGATCTGGCGCGGCGTGTTCACCAATTTCGCCGTGGAGAGCGCGGGCATCACGGCCCCGCAGATGGGCATGATCCAGGGCTTGCGCGAGCTGCCGGGCCTGCTGGCCGTGCTGGTGATCTTCCTGCTGCGCCTGCTGCCCGAGCACCGGCTGGCCCTGGCCGCAGCCGCCTCCATGGGCTTGGGCATCGCCATGACGGGCTTCTTCCCCAGCTACGCCGGCCTGCTGCTCACCACGCTGATCATGAGCACGGGCTTCCATTACTTCGAGACCGTGGCCCAGAGTCTGGCGCTGCAGCACATGCCGCCGGACCGGCTGCCGCACTTCCTGGGCCAGATGGGCAGCTGGACGGGCCTGGCCGGACTGGTGGGCCTGGGGCTGGCCTTCCTGCTTAGCGGGCGGCTGGACGAGCGGCAACTGCTGCTGGCGGGCGGTGCCCTGCTCGTGGGCGGCGCGCTGTTCGCCGGCCTGCGCTGGCCGCACTTCCGCGAGCGGGTGCCCCAGCACAAGCACATGATCCTGCGCCGCCGCTACAGCCTCTACTACGCCCTGACCTTCCTGGCGGGGGCGCGCCGGCAGATCTTCGTGGCCTTCGCCGTCTTCCTGATGGTGGAGCGCTTCGGCTTCACGGTGAAGGAGATCACCGGCCTCTACCTGTTGAACAGCCTGGTTACCCTGTTGGCGGCGCCGCAGATCGGCCGGCTGGTGGGCTGGATGGGCGAGCGCTTCGTCGTGCTGTTGGAGTACTCCAGCCTGATCCTCGTCTTCTGGGGCTACACGGTGGCGGACAGCCGCTGGCTGCTGGCCCTGCTCTTCGTCACGGACCAGCTGCTCTTCCTGATGTCCATGGCCATCCGCACCTGGTTCCAGAAGATCGCCGACCCGGCCGACGTGGCGCCCAGCATGGCCGCCGGATTCACGATCAACCACATCGCCGCCGTGGTGATCCCGCCCCTGGGCGGCCTGATGTGGGCCCTGGACTATCGCCTGACCTTCTATCTGGGCATGCTCCTGGCCTGCGGATCGCTGCTGCTGGCCCTGCGCATGCGCACGGAGCGACCCGTGGCCGACGCGGCGGGGCTGGCCGAACTTCCCCAGGAGGCCTGA
- a CDS encoding GNAT family N-acetyltransferase, translated as MGSGRPPDDDEWREFLASRSAASVYHTPEFRRALRLAGLSAHVETVRRAGRLAGLGLVLLDRLLPVPLLGQKAFAPAGLLAEDEEALVELLDRLDRRLRPRCLYFEQYLDHRGLDGLVAARGQRTDRHRNFLVDLDRPLEQIRASYSRGIRRNIRAAEVHGFLWRLARTPEELVGAHALLLETSRRVGAPPLPWGLLKAVHHELVPAGMCRIYLAAPSSGRGPVVNARVELLFQGRAIDWYTGTSESWAESQVGTWLVDQILADLHSRGLRVFDFGGGGRVGESYGPAEFKRRFGGREVEISRHMQVYHPWLKRLARTGWRLLHAR; from the coding sequence ATGGGAAGCGGGCGCCCACCGGATGACGACGAGTGGCGGGAGTTCCTGGCTTCCCGGTCGGCGGCCTCCGTGTATCACACGCCCGAATTCCGCCGGGCCCTGCGACTGGCCGGCCTGAGCGCGCACGTGGAGACGGTGCGGCGGGCCGGCCGGCTGGCCGGGCTGGGGCTGGTGCTGCTGGACCGCCTGCTGCCCGTGCCGCTGCTGGGCCAGAAGGCCTTCGCTCCCGCCGGCCTGCTGGCGGAGGACGAGGAGGCGCTGGTGGAGTTGCTGGACCGGCTGGACCGCCGGCTGCGCCCCCGCTGCCTCTACTTTGAACAATACCTCGACCATCGCGGGCTGGACGGGCTGGTGGCCGCGCGCGGCCAGCGCACCGACCGCCACCGCAATTTCCTGGTGGACCTGGACCGGCCGCTGGAGCAGATCCGCGCCAGTTACAGCCGGGGCATCCGGCGCAACATCCGCGCCGCCGAGGTCCACGGCTTCCTTTGGCGCCTGGCGCGCACCCCGGAGGAGCTGGTGGGAGCCCACGCCCTGCTGTTGGAGACCAGCCGCCGGGTGGGCGCACCCCCACTGCCCTGGGGCCTGCTCAAGGCCGTGCATCACGAGCTGGTGCCGGCGGGCATGTGCCGGATCTACCTGGCGGCGCCCTCGAGCGGGCGCGGGCCGGTGGTGAATGCGCGGGTGGAACTGCTCTTCCAGGGGCGGGCCATCGACTGGTACACGGGAACCTCCGAGTCCTGGGCCGAGAGCCAGGTGGGCACCTGGCTGGTGGACCAGATCCTGGCGGATCTCCACAGCCGCGGCCTGCGGGTCTTCGACTTCGGGGGCGGCGGCCGGGTGGGCGAGTCCTACGGGCCGGCGGAATTCAAACGGCGCTTCGGCGGCCGGGAAGTCGAGATCTCCCGCCACATGCAGGTCTACCACCCCTGGCTGAAGCGGCTGGCCCGCACGGGCTGGCGCTTGCTGCACGCGCGCTGA
- a CDS encoding DUF2231 domain-containing protein → MSPLHAHLALVHLPVVGFPLILAGWALAWRRAEPFWERLFSWLWLLLALLAGAVYFSGGAAYEHLRLTAEATGGVWSLQAAAETHGVAGRAAFLVLLLAGAAQLQGVLARFQGQEPARAQRWTALGLGVAAALLLLLAAWLGGAVGHPELG, encoded by the coding sequence ATGAGCCCCTTGCACGCCCATCTGGCCCTGGTTCATCTGCCGGTGGTGGGATTCCCGCTGATCCTGGCCGGCTGGGCGCTGGCATGGCGGCGCGCCGAGCCGTTCTGGGAGCGCCTGTTCAGCTGGCTCTGGCTGCTGCTGGCACTGTTGGCGGGCGCCGTCTACTTCAGCGGCGGCGCGGCCTACGAGCACCTGCGGCTGACGGCGGAAGCCACGGGCGGCGTCTGGTCGCTCCAGGCCGCAGCCGAGACCCACGGCGTGGCGGGCCGGGCGGCTTTCCTGGTCTTGCTGCTCGCGGGAGCCGCGCAGCTGCAGGGCGTCCTGGCCCGGTTCCAGGGACAGGAGCCCGCGCGGGCCCAACGTTGGACAGCCCTGGGCCTGGGCGTCGCGGCCGCGCTCTTGCTGCTGCTGGCCGCCTGGCTGGGCGGCGCCGTGGGACACCCCGAGCTGGGCTAG
- a CDS encoding TSUP family transporter, whose translation METSLSWFTLGLLWLASLVAGFVDAIAGGGGLITLPALLAAGLPPHLALGTNKLQSSFGSLSAALHYRQGGLVRFRELAVGILFTFIGAASGTLAVQALRPGLLRLLIPILLTAVLVWTFLSPQLGEHDEHPRLDARLFLPLAGLALGFYDGFFGPGTGTFWTLFLVAGLGLNLKTATARTKVVNFTSNVTSLGFFALGGHVLLLPGLVMGSGQFLGARLGSRLVMRRHVRLVRVMFRLVVAATLLKLVLDLLELRA comes from the coding sequence GTGGAGACGTCCCTGTCCTGGTTCACCCTCGGTCTGCTCTGGCTGGCCTCGCTGGTGGCCGGCTTCGTGGACGCCATCGCCGGCGGCGGGGGCCTGATCACCCTGCCCGCGCTATTGGCCGCGGGTCTGCCGCCCCACCTTGCGCTGGGCACCAACAAGCTGCAATCCAGTTTCGGCAGCCTCAGCGCGGCCCTGCACTACCGCCAGGGCGGGCTGGTGCGCTTCCGCGAGCTGGCCGTCGGCATCCTGTTCACCTTCATCGGTGCCGCCTCGGGCACCCTGGCCGTGCAGGCCCTGCGTCCGGGTCTGCTGCGCCTGCTGATTCCCATCCTGCTGACGGCCGTGCTGGTCTGGACCTTTCTCTCGCCCCAACTGGGCGAACACGACGAGCACCCCCGGCTGGATGCACGCCTCTTCCTGCCCCTGGCCGGGCTGGCCCTGGGCTTCTACGACGGCTTTTTCGGTCCGGGCACCGGCACCTTCTGGACCCTGTTCCTGGTGGCCGGACTGGGACTCAACCTGAAGACCGCCACCGCGCGCACCAAGGTGGTCAACTTCACTTCCAACGTGACCTCGCTGGGCTTCTTCGCCCTGGGCGGCCACGTGCTGCTGCTGCCGGGCCTGGTGATGGGCTCGGGCCAGTTTCTGGGCGCGCGGCTGGGATCGCGGCTGGTGATGCGCCGCCACGTGCGGTTGGTGCGGGTGATGTTCCGCCTGGTGGTGGCGGCCACGCTGCTCAAACTGGTGCTGGATTTGCTCGAGCTGCGGGCGTAG
- a CDS encoding FAD-dependent oxidoreductase, producing MAKVVVIGAGFAGQTAALYLGRALGKQHDITVVNASDHFYFIPSFVWVGTGRMAPARTRFPLKPVLDRFHVRLVQGMARAIQPLEQWVRVERPGAAGDLKLDYDYLLVATGPKLNFEGTPGLGPHGGHSQSICTLPHAENARDRYLEQVERMQRGERARLVIGTGHPGATCQGAAFEYISNLHKDLVARGLRDKADLHWLSNEAALGDFGIGGIHMPPGSRAETSEAFLGAAFKEFGISWDVQKGVKAVEPGRIYWEDYEGRPGETPFDFSMLIPQFQGQRLSVEGGEGLADEIFNPAGFVKVDGIYGLPYDQLQQTPEAWPADYRNPRFPNIFAAGIAFAPPGPISQPHTTPTGLAITAAPPRTGMVAGIIGRLCALNIIDLVTRGRTSHSERMTEMAAACIASMGDSLWDGSAATILIYPVVPNHKQFPDQNGRDPFVTHMEMGLAGAWMKRMIHHTFMHKLQGRPGWQFIPE from the coding sequence ATGGCCAAGGTAGTCGTCATCGGGGCCGGCTTTGCCGGCCAAACCGCCGCGCTGTACCTGGGTCGCGCCCTGGGGAAGCAGCACGACATCACGGTGGTCAACGCCAGCGACCACTTTTACTTCATCCCCTCCTTCGTCTGGGTGGGCACCGGCCGGATGGCCCCGGCCCGTACGCGCTTTCCGCTCAAGCCCGTGCTGGACCGCTTCCACGTGCGGCTGGTGCAGGGGATGGCCCGCGCAATCCAGCCGCTGGAACAGTGGGTGCGCGTGGAACGGCCCGGGGCGGCGGGCGACCTGAAACTGGACTACGATTACCTGCTGGTGGCCACCGGCCCCAAGCTCAACTTCGAGGGCACGCCTGGACTGGGACCGCACGGCGGCCACAGCCAGAGCATCTGCACGCTGCCCCACGCGGAGAACGCCCGGGACCGCTACCTGGAGCAGGTCGAGCGCATGCAGCGCGGCGAGCGCGCCCGCCTGGTGATCGGCACGGGCCATCCCGGCGCCACCTGCCAGGGCGCGGCCTTCGAGTACATCAGCAACCTGCACAAGGATCTGGTGGCCCGCGGGCTGCGGGACAAGGCCGACCTGCACTGGCTCTCCAACGAGGCGGCCCTGGGCGATTTCGGCATCGGCGGCATCCACATGCCACCGGGTTCGCGGGCGGAAACCAGCGAAGCCTTCCTCGGCGCAGCCTTCAAGGAATTCGGGATCAGCTGGGACGTGCAGAAAGGCGTGAAGGCCGTGGAGCCCGGGCGCATCTACTGGGAAGACTATGAGGGCCGGCCGGGCGAGACGCCCTTCGATTTCTCCATGCTCATTCCCCAGTTCCAGGGCCAGCGCCTGAGCGTGGAGGGCGGCGAGGGATTGGCGGACGAGATCTTCAACCCGGCGGGCTTCGTGAAGGTGGACGGGATCTACGGGCTGCCCTACGACCAGCTCCAGCAGACGCCGGAGGCCTGGCCGGCGGACTACCGCAATCCGCGCTTCCCCAACATCTTCGCCGCAGGCATCGCCTTCGCGCCGCCCGGGCCCATCAGCCAGCCGCACACCACGCCCACGGGCCTGGCCATCACGGCTGCGCCGCCGCGCACGGGCATGGTGGCCGGGATCATCGGCCGCCTCTGCGCGCTCAACATCATCGACCTGGTGACCCGTGGCCGCACCAGCCACTCGGAACGAATGACGGAGATGGCCGCGGCCTGCATCGCCAGCATGGGCGACAGCCTCTGGGACGGATCCGCGGCCACCATCCTGATCTACCCCGTGGTGCCCAACCACAAGCAGTTCCCGGATCAGAACGGCCGCGATCCCTTCGTAACGCACATGGAGATGGGTCTGGCCGGCGCCTGGATGAAGCGCATGATCCACCACACCTTCATGCACAAGCTGCAGGGCCGCCCGGGCTGGCAGTTCATTCCGGAATAG
- a CDS encoding phosphomannose isomerase type II C-terminal cupin domain, with product MTVALEISHRPWGHYEVLLDDPELKVKRIVVKPGQRLSLQRHQQRREHWFVAAGTARVTLDEQELDVAAGGSLDIPLGSWHRVANLGPTDLVLVEAQTGSYFGEDDIERREDDYGRLEG from the coding sequence ATGACCGTCGCACTGGAGATCAGTCACCGTCCCTGGGGCCACTACGAGGTCCTGCTGGACGATCCCGAACTCAAGGTGAAGCGCATCGTGGTCAAGCCCGGCCAGCGCCTTAGCCTGCAACGCCACCAGCAGCGGCGCGAGCACTGGTTCGTGGCCGCCGGAACGGCGCGCGTGACCCTGGACGAGCAGGAGCTGGACGTGGCAGCGGGCGGCTCGCTGGACATTCCGCTGGGCAGCTGGCACCGGGTGGCCAATCTTGGCCCGACGGACCTGGTGCTGGTGGAAGCCCAGACGGGCAGCTACTTCGGCGAGGATGACATCGAGCGGCGGGAAGACGACTACGGCCGCTTGGAGGGCTGA
- a CDS encoding methyltransferase domain-containing protein: MDYEPIKGRLARLFLRQTWLKHLLFLLSRQVFLRELEVRRALRALAESGFRPRRILDAGTGYGQYALALNRFFPGASILSVDINPACVDQLQDLCRRGGVTNVEARVADLLDFELDEAVDLVLNVDVVEHIEDDRRVFRNFAQVLAPGGRLLLHTPAMADELSEAEVLRRTPAVGEHAREGYTRPMMRERLAQAGLEELELRPTYGAAGGLAWRLGVRGPLRALKLGFWTLPFVLVWSALMLLPVRLLNELDLRGRRSRGGCLLVLAAKRSNPTGR, translated from the coding sequence ATGGACTACGAACCCATCAAGGGGCGGCTGGCCCGCCTCTTCCTGCGCCAGACCTGGCTGAAGCACCTGCTCTTCCTGTTGTCACGCCAGGTCTTCCTGCGGGAGTTGGAAGTCCGGCGCGCCCTGCGCGCCCTGGCGGAATCGGGATTCCGGCCGCGCCGCATCCTGGACGCCGGCACGGGCTACGGGCAGTACGCCTTGGCCCTCAATCGCTTCTTCCCAGGCGCCAGCATCCTTTCCGTGGACATCAACCCGGCCTGCGTGGACCAGCTGCAGGACCTCTGCCGGCGCGGCGGGGTGACGAATGTGGAGGCCCGGGTGGCCGACCTGCTGGACTTCGAGCTGGACGAAGCGGTGGATCTGGTGCTCAACGTGGACGTGGTGGAACACATCGAGGACGATCGGCGCGTGTTCCGCAACTTTGCCCAGGTGCTGGCGCCGGGCGGCCGCCTGCTGCTGCACACGCCGGCCATGGCCGACGAACTGAGCGAGGCCGAGGTCTTGCGCCGCACGCCGGCGGTGGGCGAGCACGCGCGCGAGGGCTACACGCGGCCGATGATGCGGGAACGCTTGGCCCAGGCGGGCCTGGAGGAGCTGGAGCTGCGCCCGACCTATGGCGCGGCGGGCGGGCTGGCCTGGCGGCTGGGCGTGCGCGGCCCCTTGCGCGCGCTCAAGCTTGGCTTCTGGACCCTGCCCTTCGTGCTGGTCTGGTCCGCGCTGATGCTGCTGCCCGTGCGCCTGCTCAACGAACTGGACCTGCGCGGCCGGCGCAGCCGGGGGGGCTGCCTGCTGGTGCTGGCCGCGAAACGCTCCAATCCGACAGGGCGCTGA